CGGCCTCGGTGCGGCTGTTCACCTGCAGCAGGTAGAAATTGTTGCCCGCCTCGACCAGGTCGCTCTTGACCCCCACCGGCAGGCCGAACGCAGTGCCGATGAAAGCGTTGCTGCGGCCCACCCCGGCCAGGCCGGACAGGCGGGTGAACTCGGGGGAGCTGGTCAGGTTCAGGCCCTTGGCCTGGGCGAAATCGGCCAGGCTGGAGAACTGTGCGTAGTCGGACATCAATGCGCGGATTTTCTTTTCTGCCAGGGGCTTTTTCTTGTCCAGGCCAAGCTGGCGGCGGATGGCGTCAGCGGCCTCCTCCAGCGGCACTGTGCCGCTCTGGATACGCTGGTTCACCTTGATCAGGGCCACGCACTCCTGGTTCTCGGACAGCACCGAGATCGGGTAGCTGACCGCGCCCTCGCTGGCGCCGTAGACATAGTCCATCAGGTCGCGTCCGGCCTGGATGCCTGGAATCTGCCCCCCGATGACGAAGCTGCCGCTTTCCTTGACCTGCAGGGCGCTGTCCGCGACCACGGCCTCGAAACTGCGGCCCTCCTGGCGCATCAGGCCACGCAGTGTGCGGGCGCGGGCGCGCACGGCGTTGAGCTGCTCAGCCGAGGGCTCAATGTTCAGGGCGATACGGCGGGCGCGCAAGCGCTTGACCCCGTCGAACACCTTCATACTATCCACGCGCAGGATCATCATGCCCTTGGAGACCACGATGGGAGCGCTCACCTCGCCGGGCTTCATGTTGAAAGCCTGGCCGGCCATCAGGGTGTCCTGGTAATCACCCTTGGCGAACCAGCCCAGGTCGCCGCCGCTCGAGGCGAACGGGTCCTGCGAGTAATGCACGGCCAGGCTGTCCCAGGACTCGCCGCTCTTGTACCGCGCCAACACCGCTTCCAGGGTGTCACGCGCGGCCGCGCTGTCCTTGCTGCCCGGCAGTAAGGGCAGCAGAGCGAAAGTGACCGCGGCGATATCCGGGCGCTTGAAACTGTCGGGGTGATCGTCGTAGTACTTCTTAATCTCGTCGTCGCCGATCTGGACTTCCGAGTCCGCGATGAGCGAATCGGAGACGAAACGCACGTAATCGACCTGGGCCTTCTCGTCAGCGGCCTTGTAGTTGAGCTTGAGCTCATCGTCGGTCATCTTGTACAGCGAGGCGACTTCAAGGAAGAGCTTCAAATTGGGGATCTTGTTCCGGGCGTCGGTCTCCAGCTCGCTCACCAGCTGGGCCATGCGCGGATCGGCCAGTATCTGGAGGTACTTGTCGTAGTCGAAGCGGCCGTCGGTCTGGAGCGCCGGCTCGCGCATCAGCTCGGGCAGTGGGTTGGTCCGGATGTATTCGACCACTTCTCCGTCGTTCACCTTGATCCCGCGTTTATCGAGGACCTTGCCCAGGATTATGTCGTTGACTATGTCCGACCAGACCTGGTCGCTGAGCTGATCCATCTCCCAGGAGGACAGTCCGCCCGAGGAGCGCTGGCTGCTGGCCATCTCGACCGCCCGGCGCAGACGGTCGTTGTAGGCCTGGCGGTCGATTTTTTCCTTGCCCACGAACCCGGCGTACTTAACTCCACGGTAGTCCTTGCGGTTCTGCTGCACCAGATAGTCGTCCAACCCGGTCAGGGTAAAGGCCATCCAGCCGACAAAGAAGAAAATGAGGACGAAGAAGATGATCTTCATGTTGTTGCGGAATGTCTGCATCATGGCTGGTAGACCCTTGCTGGTTGATGAAGTATCAAAGTGCAATCCCCTGTCGTCCGACCTGCAACCGTCAGGTTGAAACGGTTTCCGGGACTCGGCCCGGCAAAGCACGGTGTGGCGCGGCAGAAGGATGTCTCGGATTGACCGGATTAACTAAACCTCTCAATATAAGACTGATAAACAAAAAGGCAAGCACAAACTTATTCTGGAGAGGGTTTTCTGTACAAAGTTCAGATTTGATTAAAGCATTGACAGACAAGATTGTGGTGGCTATTATGTATAGTTAATGCGCGAAACAGGCCCTTTTTTTATGCGCAGAACGGCTCTTTCGAAAGACGGGCCGACTGTCTGTACCGCCCCCTGACACGGGAGGTGTCATGGCCCTTGAACAGGAAATCCGGGAACTCGAAAAGCGTTTCGCCGAGGCGCCTGAATCCAGATTGTTCCTGCCGTTGGCCGATGCCCTGAGCCGTGCGGGCGAGCTGGAGCGGGCGGTGGAAATCTGCAGCCGCGGGCTGGAAAGTTTCCCGGATTTCACCAGCGCCCGCGTGCTGCTGGGCCAGTGCCTGGCCCGGATGGACCGAGGCGCCGAGGCTGCGGAAATCCTGGAGTCGGTACTGAAGGACGATACCGGCAACCTGGAGGCCCTGCGCACTCTCGGCGAGATCGCCGTGGAGCAGGGCGATGCCGGGCGGGCCCGTGAGCTGTACGGACGGGCGCTCGAGGCGGAGCCGACCGATGAGGCCCTGGCCGCGGCCCTGGAGCGGCTGGAAAGCCGGGACGAGGCCGACGGCTCTTCAGCCGGGGAGGCCGAGGAGGCGTCTTTCAGCGGGGCGGGCGAGGTGTTCATCACCCACACCCTGGGCGACCTGTACCGTCTGCAGGGGCACTACCAGCAGGCCTTCGAGGTCTACAGCCGACTGCTCGAAAGCTGCCCGGACGACAGTACACTGGCCGTGAAGCTGGAGGATGTGGCCGCGCAACTTAACCGACGGGCGGCGGCCGCAGCTAAGAAACCGGCCCCGCTGCCGGAGCCGCGGATACAGGAACTGCTGGAGCCGGTGGTCGCGGCCGCGGGGCGGACAGAGGAAGAACCCGTAGCGGAGGCCGAGCCGATCGAGGCGCCGGCCCTGGCCTCGGATGAGGGCGGCGGTGAGCTGAGCGTGGACCTGCGTATAGACCGCATTTTCAGCAGCGTGCTGCATGGGATGGAGGTCCCGCCGGTCCGGCAATCCGAGCGAAACGGCGCTGGCTCCTTTGTCAACATGTTCGAGCGCTGGATCAAGGGGCTCAAGCTCCTGGAGGCCGAATGAAAAGCATGGCTGTGATCAACGGCCCCAATCTGAACCTTCTGGGCAGCCGCGAGCCGGGGATTTACGGCCGGGCCTCGCTGGCCGAGATCGAGCATGCGTTGCGCGAACGGTTCGCTGGGCGCTGCGAGCTCGGTTTCTTCCAGTCCAACTCCGAGGGCGAGCTGGTGGACTACATCCAGTCCCTGGCCGGACGGGTCCACGGCGTGGTGATCAACGCCGGGGCCTACACCCACACCAGCGTGGCGCTGCGCGACGCCCTGGCGGCGGTGGACCTGCCGTTTGTGGAGGTGCACCTGTCCAACGTGTTCGCGCGCGAGAGTTTCCGGCACGTCTCCTACCTGTCGGACAAGGCGGTGGCAGTGCTGAGCGGTTTCGGGGCCAAGGGCTATGAGCTGGCCC
Above is a window of bacterium DNA encoding:
- a CDS encoding peptidyl-prolyl cis-trans isomerase, yielding MMQTFRNNMKIIFFVLIFFFVGWMAFTLTGLDDYLVQQNRKDYRGVKYAGFVGKEKIDRQAYNDRLRRAVEMASSQRSSGGLSSWEMDQLSDQVWSDIVNDIILGKVLDKRGIKVNDGEVVEYIRTNPLPELMREPALQTDGRFDYDKYLQILADPRMAQLVSELETDARNKIPNLKLFLEVASLYKMTDDELKLNYKAADEKAQVDYVRFVSDSLIADSEVQIGDDEIKKYYDDHPDSFKRPDIAAVTFALLPLLPGSKDSAAARDTLEAVLARYKSGESWDSLAVHYSQDPFASSGGDLGWFAKGDYQDTLMAGQAFNMKPGEVSAPIVVSKGMMILRVDSMKVFDGVKRLRARRIALNIEPSAEQLNAVRARARTLRGLMRQEGRSFEAVVADSALQVKESGSFVIGGQIPGIQAGRDLMDYVYGASEGAVSYPISVLSENQECVALIKVNQRIQSGTVPLEEAADAIRRQLGLDKKKPLAEKKIRALMSDYAQFSSLADFAQAKGLNLTSSPEFTRLSGLAGVGRSNAFIGTAFGLPVGVKSDLVEAGNNFYLLQVNSRTEADMSGFDQAKARLTQQLMGQRMQGLYTLFSGELYSGTKIEDLRKIESDSTTAKHQADIQKKRSDLNLIQ
- a CDS encoding tetratricopeptide repeat protein, with translation MALEQEIRELEKRFAEAPESRLFLPLADALSRAGELERAVEICSRGLESFPDFTSARVLLGQCLARMDRGAEAAEILESVLKDDTGNLEALRTLGEIAVEQGDAGRARELYGRALEAEPTDEALAAALERLESRDEADGSSAGEAEEASFSGAGEVFITHTLGDLYRLQGHYQQAFEVYSRLLESCPDDSTLAVKLEDVAAQLNRRAAAAAKKPAPLPEPRIQELLEPVVAAAGRTEEEPVAEAEPIEAPALASDEGGGELSVDLRIDRIFSSVLHGMEVPPVRQSERNGAGSFVNMFERWIKGLKLLEAE
- the aroQ gene encoding type II 3-dehydroquinate dehydratase → MAVINGPNLNLLGSREPGIYGRASLAEIEHALRERFAGRCELGFFQSNSEGELVDYIQSLAGRVHGVVINAGAYTHTSVALRDALAAVDLPFVEVHLSNVFARESFRHVSYLSDKAVAVLSGFGAKGYELALEGLLDRLDG